In a genomic window of Rhodovulum sp. P5:
- the nifB gene encoding nitrogenase cofactor biosynthesis protein NifB — translation MSAPLIPISGLTVSNRKEMGAELSKGGCSSSSCGSSAGPEDMDPKVWAKVKDHPCYSEEAHHYFARMHVAVAPACNIQCNYCNRKYDCANESRPGVVSERLTPEQAARKVLAVAAEVPQLSVLGIAGPGDAAYDWRKTKATFDLVSEKLPDIKLCLSSNGLSLPDYVDQIVDMNVDHVTITINAIYPEIGAKIYPWIFYKGKRRTGLEAATILRDRQLQALEMLTEREVLVKVNSVLIPGINDDHMVEVNKAVKKRGAFLHNIMPLISDPAHGTHFGLTGQRGPTAAELKKVQDECADGANLMRHCRQCRADAVGLLGEDRGQEFTLDKLPEVIPDGSEAREAYRDWVAEERKDRETAAKYAEEAAAETVEKPVLFAVCTQGSGRINLHFGKATEFQMYEADADGIRFVGHRRADNYCLGGYGDEDRMDEIIRVLEDVPYVLCQMIGGGPRKRLSDAGIEAIDSLGEEYIETAIAAVLKSRAARRAKTA, via the coding sequence ATGTCCGCGCCCTTGATCCCGATTTCTGGCCTTACGGTCTCCAACCGGAAAGAAATGGGTGCAGAGTTGAGCAAGGGGGGATGTTCGTCATCGTCCTGCGGCTCCTCCGCCGGCCCCGAGGACATGGACCCCAAGGTCTGGGCCAAGGTCAAGGATCACCCCTGCTACTCGGAAGAGGCGCACCACTACTTCGCCAGGATGCACGTGGCCGTGGCGCCCGCCTGCAACATCCAGTGCAACTATTGTAACCGGAAATACGACTGCGCGAACGAAAGCCGCCCCGGCGTCGTGTCCGAACGGCTGACGCCGGAACAGGCCGCGCGCAAGGTTCTGGCCGTCGCTGCCGAGGTGCCGCAATTGTCGGTTCTGGGTATCGCAGGTCCCGGCGATGCCGCCTATGACTGGCGCAAGACCAAGGCGACCTTCGATCTGGTTTCCGAAAAGCTGCCCGACATCAAGCTGTGCCTGTCCTCCAACGGTCTCTCCCTGCCCGACTATGTCGATCAGATCGTGGACATGAATGTCGACCACGTCACCATCACCATCAACGCGATCTACCCCGAGATCGGTGCCAAGATTTACCCGTGGATCTTCTACAAGGGCAAACGCCGCACAGGGCTGGAAGCCGCGACCATCCTGCGCGACCGGCAGTTGCAGGCGCTTGAGATGCTGACCGAGCGCGAGGTGCTGGTAAAGGTCAACTCCGTCCTGATCCCCGGCATCAACGACGACCACATGGTCGAGGTGAACAAGGCGGTCAAGAAACGCGGCGCGTTCCTGCACAACATCATGCCGCTGATCTCCGACCCCGCGCACGGCACCCATTTCGGCCTGACCGGCCAGCGTGGGCCGACCGCGGCCGAGTTGAAGAAGGTGCAGGACGAATGCGCCGACGGCGCCAACCTGATGCGCCACTGCCGCCAATGCCGCGCCGACGCCGTGGGCCTTCTGGGCGAGGATCGCGGACAGGAATTCACCCTGGACAAGCTGCCAGAGGTGATCCCGGACGGGTCCGAGGCGCGCGAAGCCTATCGCGACTGGGTCGCCGAGGAACGCAAGGACCGCGAGACCGCCGCGAAATATGCCGAGGAAGCCGCCGCCGAAACGGTCGAAAAGCCGGTGCTGTTCGCGGTCTGCACCCAAGGGTCGGGCCGGATCAACCTGCATTTCGGCAAGGCGACCGAGTTCCAGATGTACGAGGCCGACGCCGATGGCATCCGGTTCGTCGGTCATCGCCGGGCGGATAATTACTGCCTGGGCGGCTATGGCGACGAAGACCGTATGGACGAAATCATCCGCGTGCTGGAAGATGTGCCCTACGTGCTGTGCCAGATGATCGGCGGGGGCCCGCGCAAGCGCCTGTCCGATGCGGGGATCGAAGCCATCGACAGCCTTGGCGAGGAATATATCGAAACCGCCATCGCCGCCGTGCTGAAATCCCGCGCCGCGCGCCGCGCCAAGACCGCCTGA
- a CDS encoding 4Fe-4S binding protein, which translates to MAYKIVTETCTACGACEFECPNAAIRMVKDTFVVDPNLCSECEGHFENPQCAEVCPVPNTCIPA; encoded by the coding sequence GTGGCCTACAAGATCGTCACCGAGACCTGCACCGCCTGCGGCGCCTGCGAGTTCGAATGCCCCAACGCCGCGATCCGCATGGTGAAGGACACCTTCGTGGTGGACCCGAACCTGTGCAGCGAATGCGAGGGGCATTTCGAAAACCCGCAATGCGCCGAGGTCTGCCCGGTGCCCAACACCTGCATACCGGCCTGA
- a CDS encoding 4Fe4S-binding leucine-rich repeat protein, translating into MRRGLPGAQHLHTGLTQIMPGGPDPVDWQGQALDCATCRFSDLLADRQCGPGWACAFDRYAPRIARFFMLNPDMADTCLDDPYSETRANAARVANVFRLRPLLDDPDPGVRSVAVTRLPAGQSRAALNDPDREVRVALAWRMPLTDLLPLLHDEDFYVRQVAARRADPGVLPILMGDPDPTVRKTVAERVATKWLGKMLFDPEPRVRCAVARRIGEDFLSTLARDEDIRVRHTVAERAHAELARQMCDDPEAPVREAAAERLETLNAEKVPHVDG; encoded by the coding sequence ATGCGCCGAGGTCTGCCCGGTGCCCAACACCTGCATACCGGCCTGACGCAGATCATGCCCGGCGGCCCCGATCCGGTAGACTGGCAGGGACAGGCGCTTGACTGCGCCACCTGCCGGTTTTCCGACCTTCTGGCCGATCGGCAATGCGGCCCCGGTTGGGCCTGTGCGTTTGATCGCTATGCCCCCCGGATCGCGCGGTTCTTCATGCTGAACCCTGACATGGCCGATACCTGTCTGGACGATCCCTATTCCGAGACGCGCGCCAATGCCGCCCGCGTCGCCAATGTCTTCCGCCTGCGCCCGCTCTTGGACGATCCCGACCCGGGCGTCCGTTCCGTGGCGGTGACCCGGCTGCCCGCCGGCCAGTCCCGCGCCGCGCTGAACGACCCCGACCGAGAGGTACGCGTGGCGCTGGCCTGGCGCATGCCGCTAACCGATCTGCTTCCGCTTCTGCATGACGAGGATTTCTATGTCCGGCAGGTGGCCGCCCGGCGCGCCGATCCGGGCGTGCTGCCGATCCTGATGGGCGACCCCGACCCGACCGTGCGAAAGACCGTCGCCGAACGCGTCGCGACGAAATGGCTTGGCAAGATGCTGTTCGACCCCGAACCCCGGGTGCGCTGTGCCGTGGCCCGACGGATCGGCGAAGATTTCCTCAGCACCCTGGCCCGCGACGAGGATATCCGCGTCCGCCACACCGTGGCCGAACGCGCCCATGCCGAGCTTGCCCGGCAGATGTGCGACGACCCCGAAGCGCCCGTGCGCGAGGCCGCAGCCGAACGCCTTGAAACCCTCAACGCCGAAAAGGTGCCCCATGTCGACGGATGA
- a CDS encoding nitrogen fixation protein NifZ gives MSTDDREIEIYGPPAFEPGEQVRCKKHIRNDGTVPGAEIGDFVVRKDEEGYVRDIGTFLNQFYIYAVEFVDSRSIVGMRRDELISVDKEMAT, from the coding sequence ATGTCGACGGATGACCGCGAAATCGAAATCTACGGGCCCCCGGCCTTCGAGCCGGGCGAACAGGTCCGCTGCAAGAAACATATCCGCAACGACGGCACCGTGCCGGGCGCCGAGATCGGCGACTTCGTTGTCCGCAAGGACGAAGAAGGTTATGTGCGCGACATCGGCACCTTTCTGAACCAGTTTTACATCTATGCAGTGGAGTTCGTGGACAGCCGGTCCATCGTGGGCATGCGCCGTGACGAACTCATCAGCGTCGACAAGGAGATGGCGACATGA
- the nifT gene encoding putative nitrogen fixation protein NifT: MKIMVRETPKGMEVYVPKKDLEELVVEQEKEGLWGGWAKLSNGWTFEMPEFDEAPKLPITVDARRLSVE; encoded by the coding sequence ATGAAGATCATGGTCCGTGAAACCCCCAAGGGCATGGAAGTATACGTTCCCAAGAAAGACCTCGAAGAACTGGTCGTGGAGCAGGAGAAAGAGGGCCTTTGGGGCGGCTGGGCGAAACTGTCCAACGGCTGGACCTTCGAGATGCCCGAATTCGACGAGGCGCCGAAACTGCCGATCACGGTGGATGCACGCCGCCTGTCGGTGGAGTGA
- a CDS encoding SIR2 family protein: MTARERLSTLLDEVAAGTRIPYLGAGVAASSGGNQPASPAELCEAIEAKVRAPKRARGNMWSVAQFVESRRLRKTLEAIVLEAFADRPEPGPLHKWLARVRPPLIVDAWYDSAILDAMATGGEGSWGLVQGASRNGEWHEIWNRAFDSALEEIGEQPDPAWETLVYKPHGVIREGHSFLMSDSDYVEVLTEIDIQSPIPEDVQTRRTGRPFLFLGCRFDDQMLRLFARQIAKRSATGHAAVIEGELSRMEQKFMEELGIEVLDLPLSAVTEAIAAPA; this comes from the coding sequence ATGACCGCCCGGGAGCGTCTTTCCACCCTGCTGGACGAGGTCGCCGCCGGCACCCGCATCCCCTATCTGGGTGCGGGCGTCGCGGCATCGTCGGGCGGCAACCAACCCGCCTCTCCCGCCGAGCTTTGCGAGGCGATCGAGGCCAAGGTGCGCGCGCCGAAACGCGCCCGCGGCAACATGTGGTCGGTGGCGCAATTCGTTGAAAGCCGCCGCTTGCGCAAGACGCTTGAGGCCATCGTGCTGGAGGCGTTTGCCGACCGTCCGGAACCGGGCCCCTTGCACAAGTGGCTGGCCCGTGTGCGCCCGCCGCTGATCGTCGATGCCTGGTATGACAGCGCCATCCTCGACGCCATGGCAACCGGGGGCGAGGGAAGCTGGGGCCTTGTGCAGGGTGCCAGCCGCAACGGCGAATGGCACGAGATCTGGAACCGTGCCTTCGATTCCGCGCTGGAAGAAATCGGCGAACAGCCCGACCCGGCGTGGGAAACACTGGTCTACAAACCCCATGGCGTCATCCGGGAAGGGCACTCCTTCCTGATGTCCGACAGCGACTATGTCGAGGTCCTGACAGAAATCGACATCCAGTCGCCGATCCCGGAAGATGTGCAAACCCGGCGCACCGGGCGGCCCTTCCTGTTCCTCGGCTGCCGCTTCGACGATCAGATGCTGCGGCTCTTTGCCCGGCAGATCGCGAAACGCTCTGCCACCGGCCACGCCGCGGTGATCGAGGGCGAGTTGAGCCGGATGGAACAGAAGTTCATGGAAGAACTCGGCATCGAGGTTCTGGACCTGCCGCTTTCGGCCGTGACCGAGGCAATCGCCGCCCCGGCCTGA
- the nifH gene encoding nitrogenase iron protein: protein MSDLRQIAFYGKGGIGKSTTSQNTLAALVEMDQKILIVGCDPKADSTRLILNTKMQDTVIQMAAEMGSVEDLELEDVMKVGYKGIKCTEAGGPEPGVGCAGRGVITAINFLEENGAYDDVDYVSYDVLGDVVCGGFAMPIRENKAQEIYIVMSGEMMALYAANNISKGILKYANSGGVRLGGLICNERQTDRELDLSEELAKKLGTQLIHFVPRDNVVQHAELRRQTVIQYDPNCAQAKEYRQLAEKVHANSGKGVIPTPVTMEELEEMLLDFGIMQSEEDRLAQIAAQEGKA from the coding sequence ATGAGCGACCTGAGACAGATCGCCTTCTACGGCAAAGGTGGTATCGGCAAATCCACGACTTCCCAGAACACGCTGGCCGCGCTCGTCGAGATGGATCAGAAGATCCTGATCGTCGGCTGTGACCCCAAGGCGGACTCCACGCGTCTGATCCTGAACACCAAGATGCAGGACACCGTGATCCAGATGGCCGCCGAAATGGGTTCGGTCGAAGATCTCGAACTCGAAGACGTGATGAAGGTCGGCTACAAAGGCATCAAGTGCACCGAAGCCGGTGGCCCCGAGCCGGGGGTTGGCTGTGCCGGCCGTGGCGTTATCACCGCCATCAACTTCCTGGAAGAGAACGGCGCCTATGACGATGTCGACTACGTCTCCTACGACGTGCTGGGCGACGTTGTGTGCGGCGGCTTCGCCATGCCGATCCGCGAGAACAAGGCCCAGGAAATCTACATCGTCATGTCGGGCGAGATGATGGCGCTTTACGCCGCCAACAACATCTCCAAAGGCATCCTGAAATACGCCAACTCCGGCGGCGTGCGTCTCGGCGGCCTGATCTGTAACGAACGTCAGACCGACCGCGAACTCGACCTGTCCGAGGAACTGGCGAAGAAACTGGGCACCCAGCTGATCCACTTCGTCCCGCGCGACAACGTCGTTCAGCACGCCGAACTGCGTCGCCAGACGGTTATCCAGTACGACCCGAACTGCGCCCAGGCGAAAGAATACCGCCAGCTGGCCGAGAAGGTCCATGCCAACTCCGGCAAGGGTGTGATCCCGACCCCGGTCACCATGGAAGAGCTGGAGGAGATGCTGCTCGACTTCGGCATCATGCAGTCCGAGGAAGACCGTCTCGCGCAGATCGCCGCGCAAGAGGGCAAGGCGTAA
- the nifD gene encoding nitrogenase molybdenum-iron protein alpha chain, giving the protein MAKDLEDGHEKLIEEVLAAYPKKAQKKRAKHLGTAGPIEEGETEIVSKCDTVKSNVKSVPGVMTIRGCAYAGSKGVVWGPVKDMVHISHGPVGCGHYSWSQRRNYYTGTTGIDSFVTFQFTTDFQEKDIVFGGDKKLEKTIDEINELFPLSKAISVQSECPIGLIGDDIEAVAKKKKKESGKTIVPVRCEGFRGVSQSLGHHIANDAVRDWVLENGTGADYEPGEYDVTIIGDYNIGGDAWSSRILLEEIGLNVVGSWSGDATLAEMENAPKAKLNLIHCYRSMNYICRHMEEKHGIPWMEYNFFGPSQIAASLRAIAAKFDKKIQDNAEAVIAKYQPLVDEILAKYKPRLEGKKVMLYVGGLRPRHVVTAYDDLGMEIVGTGYEFAHGDDYKRTGEYIKEGTLIYDDVTGYELEKFIETIRPDLVGSGIKEKYPTQKMGIPFRQMHSWDYSGPYHGYDGFAIFARDMDLAINNPVWGMYDAPWKKSA; this is encoded by the coding sequence ATGGCAAAAGATCTTGAAGACGGGCACGAGAAGCTGATCGAAGAGGTTCTCGCCGCCTACCCGAAGAAAGCGCAAAAGAAGCGCGCCAAGCACCTCGGCACCGCCGGCCCGATCGAAGAGGGCGAAACCGAGATCGTGTCGAAATGCGACACGGTGAAGTCGAACGTGAAATCCGTGCCCGGCGTCATGACGATCCGCGGCTGTGCCTATGCCGGCTCGAAAGGCGTGGTCTGGGGCCCGGTCAAGGACATGGTCCACATCTCCCACGGCCCCGTTGGCTGCGGTCACTACTCCTGGTCCCAGCGCCGCAACTACTACACCGGCACCACGGGCATCGACAGCTTCGTGACCTTCCAGTTCACGACCGACTTCCAGGAAAAAGACATCGTCTTCGGCGGCGACAAGAAGCTTGAAAAGACGATCGACGAGATCAACGAGCTGTTCCCGCTGTCGAAAGCCATCTCGGTCCAGTCGGAATGCCCGATCGGCCTGATCGGCGACGATATCGAAGCCGTGGCCAAGAAGAAGAAGAAGGAAAGCGGCAAGACCATCGTGCCCGTCCGCTGCGAAGGCTTCCGTGGCGTTTCGCAGTCGCTGGGTCACCACATCGCCAACGACGCCGTGCGTGACTGGGTTCTGGAAAACGGCACAGGCGCCGATTACGAGCCCGGCGAATACGACGTCACCATCATCGGCGACTACAACATCGGTGGCGACGCCTGGTCGAGCCGCATCCTGCTGGAAGAGATCGGCCTGAACGTGGTCGGCTCCTGGTCGGGCGATGCGACGCTGGCCGAAATGGAAAACGCGCCGAAAGCCAAGCTGAACCTCATCCACTGCTACCGGTCGATGAACTACATCTGCCGCCACATGGAAGAGAAGCACGGCATTCCGTGGATGGAATACAACTTCTTCGGGCCCAGCCAGATCGCCGCATCCCTGCGCGCCATCGCCGCGAAGTTCGACAAGAAGATCCAGGACAACGCCGAAGCGGTCATCGCGAAGTACCAGCCGCTGGTTGACGAGATCCTCGCCAAGTACAAACCGCGTCTCGAAGGCAAGAAAGTCATGCTCTATGTCGGCGGCCTGCGCCCCCGTCACGTCGTGACCGCCTATGACGACCTCGGCATGGAAATCGTCGGCACCGGCTACGAATTCGCCCATGGCGACGACTACAAGCGGACCGGCGAATACATCAAGGAAGGCACGCTGATCTATGATGACGTGACCGGCTACGAGCTGGAGAAGTTCATCGAGACCATCCGTCCCGACCTCGTCGGCTCCGGCATCAAGGAAAAATACCCGACGCAGAAAATGGGTATCCCGTTCCGTCAGATGCACAGCTGGGACTACTCCGGCCCCTATCACGGCTATGACGGCTTCGCCATCTTCGCCCGTGACATGGACTTGGCGATCAACAACCCGGTCTGGGGCATGTACGACGCGCCTTGGAAGAAATCGGCCTGA
- the nifK gene encoding nitrogenase molybdenum-iron protein subunit beta: MPQSADKVLDHNKLFHEPEYKEMLKNKRAKYENAPSAPQVTEILDWTKSWEYREKNLAREALVINPAKACQPLGAVFAAAGFEGTMSFVHGSQGCVAYYRSHLSRHFKEPSSAVSSSMTEDAAVFGGLVNMVDGLANTYALYEPKMIAVSTTCMAEVIGDDLNSFIIQAKTKGSVPEDFDVPFAHTPAFVGSHIDGYDNMMKGILDHFWKNAERKETGSINIIPGFDGFAVGNIRELNRILGEMGVEYTVLSDVSDVYDTPSDGEFRMYSGGTKLEDTKAAINAKATISMQQYNTKKTMEMIEKTGQEVVNFHYPMGVQGTDEFLMKVSELSGKEVPESLTLERGRLVDAMADSQAYLHGKTYAIYGDPDFVYAMAKFVMETGGEPTHCLATNGGKEWKAQMEELLASSPFGANAQVWAGKDLWHLRSILATEPTDMLIGSSYGKYLERDLGIPLIRLTFPIFDRHHHHRFPTWGYQGGLTVLVKILDTVLDKLDTETGTLGETDISFDLTR; encoded by the coding sequence ATGCCTCAATCGGCAGACAAGGTCCTCGACCACAACAAGCTGTTCCATGAGCCCGAATACAAGGAAATGCTCAAGAACAAGCGGGCGAAGTACGAAAACGCGCCGTCCGCGCCCCAGGTGACCGAAATCCTCGACTGGACGAAGTCGTGGGAATACCGTGAAAAGAACCTCGCCCGCGAAGCGCTGGTCATCAACCCCGCCAAAGCCTGTCAGCCGCTGGGCGCCGTGTTCGCCGCTGCCGGTTTCGAAGGCACGATGAGCTTCGTGCACGGTTCGCAAGGCTGCGTGGCCTACTACCGCTCGCACCTGTCGCGCCACTTCAAGGAGCCGTCCTCGGCTGTCTCCTCGTCGATGACCGAAGATGCGGCCGTGTTCGGCGGTCTGGTCAACATGGTTGACGGCCTGGCCAACACCTACGCACTGTACGAGCCGAAGATGATCGCCGTTTCCACCACCTGCATGGCGGAAGTCATCGGCGACGACCTGAACTCCTTCATCATTCAGGCGAAGACCAAAGGCTCCGTTCCGGAAGATTTCGACGTGCCCTTCGCGCACACCCCCGCCTTCGTCGGCAGCCACATCGACGGCTACGACAACATGATGAAGGGGATCCTCGACCACTTCTGGAAGAACGCCGAGCGCAAGGAAACCGGTTCCATCAACATCATCCCGGGCTTTGACGGCTTTGCAGTCGGCAACATCCGCGAACTGAACCGGATCCTCGGCGAAATGGGTGTGGAATACACCGTGCTGTCGGATGTGTCGGACGTGTACGACACCCCGTCGGATGGTGAATTCCGCATGTATTCCGGCGGCACCAAGCTGGAAGACACCAAGGCGGCCATCAACGCCAAGGCCACCATCTCCATGCAGCAGTACAACACCAAGAAGACCATGGAGATGATCGAGAAGACCGGTCAGGAAGTGGTCAACTTCCACTACCCGATGGGCGTGCAGGGCACCGACGAATTCCTGATGAAGGTGTCGGAACTGTCGGGCAAGGAAGTTCCGGAAAGCCTGACGCTGGAGCGTGGCCGCCTGGTCGACGCGATGGCCGACAGCCAAGCCTACCTGCATGGCAAGACCTACGCGATCTACGGCGATCCGGACTTCGTTTACGCGATGGCCAAATTCGTCATGGAAACCGGCGGCGAGCCGACCCACTGCTTGGCCACCAATGGCGGCAAGGAGTGGAAGGCGCAGATGGAAGAACTGCTGGCCTCTTCGCCCTTCGGTGCGAATGCTCAGGTCTGGGCGGGCAAGGACCTTTGGCACCTGCGCTCGATCCTCGCGACCGAGCCGACCGACATGCTGATCGGCAGCAGCTATGGCAAATACCTGGAACGTGACCTGGGTATCCCGCTGATCCGCCTGACCTTCCCGATCTTCGACCGTCACCACCACCACCGCTTCCCGACCTGGGGCTATCAGGGTGGCCTGACCGTGCTGGTCAAGATCCTCGACACGGTGCTCGACAAGCTCGACACCGAAACCGGGACCCTGGGCGAGACCGACATCTCCTTCGATCTCACCCGCTGA
- a CDS encoding VPLPA-CTERM sorting domain-containing protein: MMNLKFIAIAGATALLASSPLSAATFTGEFWDANTGLSSIAGAEAVIAGGAATATFDAAFIDFPNGSTDTYGDGTLLSTFLGGYASNLSGGDTSTLTYSVFRFTGYIDLAAGSNIFAVGSDDGFVLRMNGDTVASYDGNRSFATTTVTSDEGTGPTAFELIYWENGGVTGVEFYVDGELAAPVDGMAAVPVPATLPLLAAGLGGLAVLRRRRKA; encoded by the coding sequence ATGATGAATCTCAAGTTTATTGCCATTGCGGGTGCGACCGCGCTTTTGGCGTCCAGTCCGCTTTCGGCTGCCACTTTCACCGGCGAATTCTGGGACGCCAACACTGGCCTGTCGTCGATTGCCGGCGCCGAGGCGGTGATCGCGGGCGGCGCGGCAACCGCGACGTTCGACGCGGCGTTTATCGATTTCCCGAACGGCTCCACCGACACCTACGGCGATGGTACGCTGCTCTCCACCTTCCTTGGGGGCTACGCGTCGAACCTGTCGGGTGGGGACACGTCCACCCTGACCTACTCGGTCTTCCGCTTCACCGGCTATATCGATCTGGCAGCGGGTTCGAACATCTTCGCGGTTGGGTCCGATGACGGGTTCGTCTTGCGCATGAACGGCGACACCGTTGCCAGCTATGACGGCAACCGGTCGTTCGCGACAACGACCGTGACCTCTGATGAGGGGACGGGCCCGACGGCGTTTGAACTGATCTACTGGGAAAACGGCGGCGTGACCGGTGTCGAATTCTACGTCGATGGCGAGCTTGCCGCGCCGGTCGACGGCATGGCTGCGGTGCCGGTGCCCGCGACCCTGCCGTTGCTGGCAGCCGGTCTGGGCGGTCTGGCTGTCCTGCGCCGTCGCCGGAAGGCCTGA
- a CDS encoding FAD-dependent monooxygenase produces MDNPVPASILRHMSFDSDILVVGGGLNGPALALALAGNGLSVTVIDALPAPARAESGFDGRAYALALASTQLLKAIGIWQTVGHQSQPILEIVASDGRAGEGPAPFFLDFHHGEIEEGPMGYMLEDRYLRGAFLDAMAAEAAITTLSEERVVAQEADATGVTVTLASGKTLRGRVLVGCDGRRSGTCERAGIKRTGWDYGQTALVCAIAHDKPHNGTAHQFFMPPGPLAILPLPGNRSSIVWSESHKNAARIQSLDDAAYLTALRPCFGDFLGQIRLEGARFTYPLNLTLANAFVAPRVALLGDAAHGVHPIAGQGLNLGLRDVGALAQVLVEAKRRGEDIGAIDVLERYQTWRRFDTALMAVGTDAVNTLFSNDNPVLRLGRDLGMGAVQALPGLRRRFIREAAGLSGDLPRLMTGRPL; encoded by the coding sequence ATGGACAATCCTGTGCCTGCGTCCATATTGCGGCACATGAGTTTCGATTCAGACATTCTGGTTGTGGGCGGCGGGCTGAACGGGCCGGCCCTTGCCCTTGCACTGGCCGGTAACGGGCTGTCGGTCACCGTTATCGACGCGCTTCCGGCCCCGGCCCGGGCCGAGTCAGGCTTTGACGGGCGCGCCTATGCGCTGGCGCTGGCCTCGACTCAACTGCTGAAAGCCATAGGCATCTGGCAGACGGTCGGTCACCAAAGCCAGCCGATCCTTGAAATCGTCGCCTCTGACGGCCGCGCGGGCGAAGGGCCTGCGCCCTTCTTCCTCGATTTCCACCATGGTGAGATCGAGGAAGGCCCGATGGGCTACATGCTGGAAGACCGGTACCTGCGCGGCGCGTTTCTGGACGCGATGGCGGCAGAAGCGGCGATCACCACCTTGTCCGAAGAACGAGTCGTCGCGCAGGAGGCGGATGCCACCGGGGTGACGGTCACGCTGGCCTCTGGCAAGACGTTGCGGGGGCGCGTCCTGGTGGGCTGCGACGGGCGCCGGTCGGGCACCTGTGAACGCGCGGGCATCAAGCGGACGGGCTGGGACTACGGCCAGACGGCACTGGTCTGCGCCATCGCCCATGACAAACCCCACAACGGCACCGCGCATCAGTTCTTCATGCCGCCCGGGCCGCTGGCGATCCTGCCGCTGCCGGGCAACCGGTCGTCGATCGTGTGGAGCGAGAGCCACAAGAACGCCGCCCGGATCCAGTCCCTGGACGATGCGGCCTATCTGACGGCGCTGCGGCCCTGTTTTGGCGATTTCCTGGGGCAAATCCGGCTGGAAGGCGCGCGCTTCACCTATCCGCTGAACCTGACGCTGGCCAATGCCTTCGTCGCGCCGCGCGTGGCGCTTTTGGGTGATGCGGCCCACGGCGTGCATCCAATCGCGGGGCAGGGGCTGAACCTCGGCCTGCGCGATGTCGGCGCATTGGCGCAGGTGCTGGTGGAGGCCAAGCGCCGGGGCGAGGATATCGGGGCCATCGACGTTCTGGAACGCTACCAGACATGGCGCCGGTTCGACACGGCGCTGATGGCCGTGGGCACCGATGCGGTGAACACGCTTTTCTCGAACGACAATCCGGTTCTGCGGCTGGGGCGTGATCTGGGCATGGGCGCGGTTCAGGCGCTGCCGGGCCTGCGCCGCCGTTTCATTCGTGAGGCCGCGGGGCTGTCCGGCGATCTGCCGCGGCTGATGACGGGGCGGCCGTTGTAG